GGAAGTTCATCGTTTCTCTGTGCGCGCCGGCATTTGTTGAGATGGGAGCGTTTGCGCTTAACGATTATCTTGACCGCGAATCCGACCGTATCAATAAGAGGTACGACAGACCGTTGGTTACCGGAGAGATCAGTGAAGAAACGGCAGTACGGGTAACGTTCGTTTCGTTCTTCCTAGCGATTACCGTTGCTGCGCTGTTACCTGACCCGGCCATGTGGACGGTGTGGTTGTTCGCATTCTTCTCATTACTCTACGATGTTAAACTCAAAGACATCCCATTATGCGGGAACATATTCATAGGGACGAGTATGGGGATACCGTTCATCTTCGGTAACCTTGTGTACACGGACAAAATACTTCAAGTAAACGTCATCTTATTCGTAATCGCATTGACCATAGGTGTGGCAAGGGAGATAACAAAATCTATCGAAGACATGGAAGGAGATGTAAAGGCAAGAGGGTCGAAAACGTTGCCGGTAATCATAGGTAAAGAAAAATCCATACTAACGGTCAAACTCCTGACCTTCGTATTCGTACCGCTCTCGGTCTATCCCTTCCTAACTGTGATGAAGATAGGCATTCTGTCAGGGATAATGTTGGCAACCGCCGAAACACTGATCATATTCGGTACCGTCAGACTGCGTCCGGATAAAAAGAGTTTAAAACAGTACAGGAAACTTTCATTGATAGGAATGTTGACAGGTGTCATAGCGATGCTTTTAACACTTGTAAACCTGTAATCTTTAGGTTATACTGATCACATCTTGCGGTGATAGTATGAGTAAAAGGAAGGAGAAGAAGGAGGTCATCGTCCGTCTTAATCCGTTGCTGAAGAACGCCGTCCGCGGTCCGCAGGTCATCCTACCGAAGGATATGGGACTGATCATAGCGTACACAGGAGTAGGAAGAAACTCACGCGTTGTAGAAGCGGGTTCGGGGTCCGGATACGCTACTGTTATGTTGGCCAACATCTGCAAAAAGGTCTATTCATATGAAACGCGTGAAGAGTTCTTGGAACTGGCCAGAAGGAATGTACAACTCAACGGACTTAACAACGTGGTATTCCGTCATATGGACATCACTAAGGGGATACATGAAAGGAATGTGGATATGGTTCTGTTGGACCTACCAGATGCCTCAGAAGTCATCCCACATGCCTACAGGGCGCTTAAACCGAACGGGTTCGTCGTAGGATACCTGCCGAATGTGGAACAGATGAAAGATTTTTTTCTCCGGGCAAAGGATGCGGGATTCGCTGAAGTGTTCGCACTGGAAGGGATAGTAAGGGAATGGAAGGTTCGTCACTACGGTGTCCGGCCTAACAACAAAGGATTGGTGCATACCGCTTTCCTCGTGTTCTGCAGGAAAGGAGGTGATCGAATATGAAAGGTTACAAGATAACCGTGCACGGTAGGGTTCAGGGTGTAGGGTTCAGATGGTATGCGAAACGTGTTGCCGATACATTGGGCATAGACGGTTCGGTTCGGAACATGGAGGATGGTACAGTGCTCATCAAATGTCTGTGTGACGAAGAGTTGATGAAACAGTTCGTAGAGCGTCTCAAACAGGGTAACACCATGTTCCGTAGAGTGGAACGCGTCGCTGTAGAGGAGGAAGACCCGGATGTGTTAGGGATAGAAAAAGGGCAGGGGTTCGTCATCGTGTTCTAACACTCCTTCTTCGTTACTGTTCGAACCGTAACGGTCTGAAGCACGTTCTTTAAGAGCAAAGTAAAAAAGATGTGCTGACAACTTATCCTTTTCTTGGACAAAATGTTCTACAATGTACGGCCGACCGTATTCATCGTACGCGTACCGTTCAACAGGGTCGATAGGATGCGGCCATCTCTCGATCAGCAAAGAAAGTTCTTCGTACTCACCGTGTTCATGAAGGTCAACGAACCTGGGCACTGAACCAAAGTCTTCGGCAGTTATATGGGACTCGAACAACGATGGAATGTACCGGTTGATCGAAAACAGCATTACTGTATCCGTATGCACATCCAAAATCTCTGCGATCGTACGCTGTACAAAGGTTATTACAGTGCCTCTGTATCCGACGTCAAACAAAAGGATAGGATTACTACCCAGACCCATGGCTTTAAGATATGTCCCAAACGCGCTGTACCTTATATCTACTTTAACATAATACGGGTTGTCGGTCAGTTCTATGTCATCGTCTTCCAAACCTTTATCGTAGAGATACTTGAGTATACCCGTGTAAACCTTTTGACCGAACGGATCGCGGGAAGTCATCATGTACCGTGAAACGTGAACGAGTTTAGGTTTCGGGAGGTCGGAACCATCCATCATCCGCCAGGACACATAGAACGGCCATGCGTCCCTACCCAACATTACAACGTCAGCATCGGGAAACTCTTCCCTACAGTAATCCATAATCTTCTCGGTGATACTGAGGTAAACATCCGAGACCTGATACGCTTTGAAGAATTTACTCTCCAGGACATCAAAATTCTTCTCGATCAATGGTTCGACCCCTTCGAACAGGTCCCTCTTGAGTAATCGAGACGACGCGCGTAATAACGCGCGTCGTCTCTCGAACGGCATCTTCGCAACTTTTTTCCTGACCTTACCGAGCATAACGTCAAAGTCCATGGTATCCACCTTTCTTCTTGAAAGTTCAAAATCGTTCATCAGATTCAAAGGTATGCGGGGGCAGGGATTCGAACCCTGGCAGGCCTGAGCCACAGGGTTTCCCACTCCGTTCGGAAGTTTTCAACCGAGTTTCGGGAACAGGAGACCTAAGCCCTGCCCGTTTGACCAGACTCCGGCACCCCCGCAGTGTACAGTATAATGTTTTATCCGACTATATAAAACATCCGGAAAAAACAAAAAAATCATCTCAAACGATGGAAGACGAGACCTGTCAACAGTTTCGGATCAAACCATGTTGATTTAGGCGGCATATCACGTCCTGCATCTGCCACGCGTTCCAACTCCTCGATAGATGTAGGATGCATCAAAAAGAATACTGCGTTGCCCCGCCTAACATAACCCTCCATGTCTTCCTTGGTAAGTTTACCGCCCACAAAAAAGATGTTGGGATCCCTCCTCGGGTCTTTGATGTTCAACACAGGCGTCAAAAGGTCGTTCTGAAGTATCGACACATCCAGGGATTCCACGCTACCGTCCGGAATCTTTTTAGGTTTGAGCACGTACCACTTGTCCAGATACATCAGTACTTCGTGTTTATCTGGCGATTCCTTATTCGTTTCTTCCACATCAAACCTTTCAGCAATACGGTTGAGGAACTCTTCCCTGCTCATAGGCAACTCACGAATAACCCTGTTGTAAGGTAGTATTCGAACCTCATCATCACTCGCACAATACGCCATCACATATTTGGCTTCGGGGTCATCTTTATGATTTTTGTAGTATTCGGCCGCAGCCGCTATCCTATGATGTCCATCCGCAACATAAAGGTCGATGTCCCTCATAACTTCTCTGACACGGTCAAACTCGGCATCGGTCAACCGCCAAAGTGAATGCTCGTAACCGTACTTGTAGAACCTGACCACCGGTTCCCTCCCTTCAACGCTATCCATAATCCTCTTAAGTTCATCGTTTCTCTTAAATATCAACCACACCAATCCGGTATGACTCTTCGTAGATTCAATATGTTTTATCCGATCCATCAACGGTTTCTCGCGCGTTTTCTCATGGACCTTGACATGACCGGACATATAATCCTCAAGAGACACACACAGTATCAAACCGCGTTGGGTAAACTCTTCGGAAGATTCCCTGTAAAGATAGGCCTGGTGACCGTCGTGCACCATGAGTTCGGAATACGCTCTCTTTATATTCTCCTGTGCCTTCTCGTAGATATCCAACCCCTCACCGGAAGGTAATATGATATGCACCGCAGAATCAGGGTCTGTTCTAAGCTCGCGTAATTCATCCTCTGTGATGACATCGTAAGGTTTTACAGTAAACCGTTCAGGATCCTTCGGCACCCATGCATCAAACCTCTTTACTTCTACCATACAGTACCACCTTCAGAAATAAACATCATAAAACAAAAAACGGAAAACCGAAAAAGAAAAAAAGAGGTTACTCCAACAGGATGTGGACGTAGACCTCATCGGGCACTTTGACCCTCATTATCTGGCGCAGTGTTCTCTCGTCACCCGATATATCGATCAGACGTTGGTGGACCCGCATCTCGTAATGTTCCCATGTCTCTGAACCGTCACCGCAAGGCGACCTTCGGACAGCAACCCTTAACCTTTTAGTCGGAAGGGGAACCGGACCCCTCACCGGCACTCCCGTCAACTCGGCAATCTTCTTGATCTGTTCGCATACGTTATTCAGTTTTTTCGGGTCCTTTGCAATCAGTTTTATCCGCGCCTTACCAGTTGCCATGTCCACCGCCCTGGTTTCACTCCGCTTTGGTAACGTCTAACACAACACCTGCCGCGATGGTCATACCCATATCACGGATAGCAAACCTGCCGAGAGGCGGGAACTCCTGGAACTTCTCCACCACTAACGGTTTGAGGGGTACGACCTTCACCACTGCCACGTCACCGGTCTTGATGAAATCTGGGTTCTTCTCGGCAGTCTGTCCTGTCTTAGGATCCTTCTTCTCCAGGATCTCCACGATCTGGCAAGGTGCCTGTGCAGTGTGGATATGGAACACAGGTGTATAACCTTTACCTATGGCAGTGGGATGCTGGAGGACTACGATCTGCGCAGTAAACTCTTTTGCCACGGTCGGCGGGTTATCAGGGTGACCGACAACGTAACCTCTCTTGATATCTTTCTTATCTATACCTTTGACGTTAAATCCGATGTTATCACCGGGTTTGGCTTCGGACAATTCCTGATGATGCATCTCGATCCTCTTAACCTCTCCCTTGGCACCGCTCGGCATGATAACTATCTGGTCTCCTGGTTTCAGCACACCTGTTTCAACCCTTCCGACAGGAACGGTACCGTGACCGGTAATAGTAAACACGTCCTGGATAGGTATTCTTAAAGGTTTATCGATCGGTTTCGGTGGAACCTCAAACTTGTCAAGGAGTTCGATAAGTGTCGGACCGGTATACCAATCCATCTTATCGCTCTTGTTAACGACGTTATCACCGTAGTACGCTGATATAGGGACAACACCTACCAACCAACCTTTACCTGGTTTCTTCTCGGTGTCGTATCCGATGGTCTTCAGAAGTCCTATCACAGAGGCCTTCACATCCTCAAACTTCACCCTATCGTAATTGACCGTATCCATCTTGTTGATCGCTACGATAATCTGGTTGATACCCAACACCTTGGCCAAGAATGCATGCTCTTTTGTCTGCGGTTGTATGCCTTCCCTTGCAGATACAACCAATACTGCTGCGTCAGCCTGTGAGGCACCGGTAATCATGTTCTTGACGAAGTCCCGGTGACCGGGTGCGTCGATAATCGTGAAATAGTACTTCGGTGTCTGGAACTCCCTGTGAGATACTTCGATCGTTACACCCCGTTCTCTTTCCTGTTTAAGAGTGTCCATAGTGTAAGCGAACTCGAATGTAGGCTTACCGAGTTTCTCCGCTTCCTCTCTCAACCTCTTCAGTTGCTGTTCCGGTATAGATTTTGTATCGAAAAGAATCCTTCCCACTGTAGTAGATTTTCCGTGGTCTATGTGTCCTATAAAGACAAGATTCAGATGCTCCTTTTCAGCCATAGATACACCCCCTCAAAATGTTTGACCTTCCTTTTATCCAAATTTACAGAATACAATTTTTCAGGATTATTATTTTCTAACCAAAGTTTTTAAACCTTTTCTATCAATGTTGCCGCTCGCCGCACTGTGTTTGTAAAATTCGTAAACGCGTTTACCGGTTGCCGATCGATACAGAATTACTTGATACTGAAAACCACCATTCCGTATTTATTAAGCAATCTCAATGCGTTGTCTATGGAAGGTTTCATCGATGAACGTTCTCTTTCAACAACAGTGCGAAGGGAATCGATGTAAGATTTCATGTATGAGGAATTCTCTACGTCTTCGTTTCTATCCAAGATGTCTACAATCCCCGGTGAAAGTTCTTCTCTGCTGAACAACCTCCGCAGGATTACATGGAATGATCCATCCCGGTTCCATTCTGGGATTTCTTCCCTAAGCATCAACAGGTACTCAGATAGGTCAGGTTTAATAACGTTGAAGGCAGGGTCGAATATATAACCTTTAAACTTCCCAGAGGTTATCATAACGACGGTATGTCCAAATTCCACCTTACCAGAATCTTCAAACTTGGGAGGAACAAAGACCAGGATCTCAGTGTCTATACCTATCGATTCCAGATAGGAAGAAAGAAGTATGGACTTTTCATAACATCTACCCTTCTTTTGTTTAACGATGAGCCAGGCGTCCAAATAGTCAGAGTCGGTTATTTGACCGTCATCCAGATAGTAATCTATAAAATCCATGAACCGTTTGATGTTTTGTCCGACGATGAAGTGCATGATCAAAAAACGGGGGTCGCTTCTGATCAGAATTACGTTAGGACTCTCAACGTTGGACCCGAGTTCGTACAACCGTTTGTTGACCGTTCTAAATTCCGTCCTCATTTTATCCAGGGATGGAATGTTAAGAGCAAACCGTTCGTTTACCGCTCTACGTAATCCTTCATACTCCTTGAAATAATCCGATGTGCCACTGTAGGTCCTGTGAGAACCCGTGAAAAGGAACTGAAAAACTCTCCCAGCAAACTCAAAACCGTACCGGTCTTCTACGGATAACCCTCCTGCTAACCGGTCTATCTGTTCGACATCTACCCTATTTTTCAGAGTTCTCTCCGTCGACAACTTAGAGAGGTAAAAGATTGCGCTACCTATCGTCAAAGAGGTTACGGCGATAATGCCCACTCTCTTCAACTTACGTGTCAGACCCTGCCCATTTCCTTTGCACCTTTCACAATCTTTGAAAGATGTATGCATGGTTTAACTGTGTTTATGTGTGTTTATAAATGTTTTTATGTACAAAGGAATAAAAACAGAAGACGCGGATAATATTTCCTAATGATAAAATCGATCTTCTTGAAGAACTGGAGGACACATGAGAATACTGAGTTGACCTTCGTTCCGGGTGTGAACGTACTCATAGGCCAAGTCGGCAGTGGAAAGACAAGCGTCTTAGAAGGTATATCCTTCGCCTTGTACGGGAAGATAAAAAGAACACAGACACCCAACATATCGTTGGGGGAGTATGTACGTGACGGAACCGATGAATGCGTTGTGCGACTAACGTTCATCCATAATGACAAGGAGTACTGCGTAGAAAGAAGGATAAGACGGAGGGGTTCCAGTACATATACAACCGCCATCCTTTATGAGGACGGAAAGATCATCGAAACCAACACGTCCAGAGTTACCGAAAAGATAAAGGAGATATTAAAAGTCGATTTCAACATGTTTACCAATGTAGTGTATTCGGAACAGAACGCTATCGATCATCTCCTCACATTGAGAAAAAGTTCGCGTAAAGAGGAGATGGATAAACTACTCGGATTGGACAGGTTCGAAAAGGCAAGGTCCAACATACGAACGGTTGTACGATATCTGGAAAGCGACATCAGGAGATTAGAATCCGAAGTGAGCGAGGATAAACTCAAAGGTTTGGAACAGAAGATAAACGAACTCAACGAACAGATCAAAGGTGTTCTGGCAAAACGTAAGGAGGTCGAAGAGAAGGTCAAAGATGCGAAAGAAAGGATAAACTCATTGAAACTTCTCCTCGATAAAGAGAAACGGAAACGTGAAGAGTACGAATCCGTGAGGACCAGATTGATAGAGGC
The nucleotide sequence above comes from Candidatus Micrarchaeota archaeon. Encoded proteins:
- a CDS encoding UbiA family prenyltransferase, translating into MLEKIKSVYKLTRFDHAILIMIAVLIGETLTLGKPPALDWKFIVSLCAPAFVEMGAFALNDYLDRESDRINKRYDRPLVTGEISEETAVRVTFVSFFLAITVAALLPDPAMWTVWLFAFFSLLYDVKLKDIPLCGNIFIGTSMGIPFIFGNLVYTDKILQVNVILFVIALTIGVAREITKSIEDMEGDVKARGSKTLPVIIGKEKSILTVKLLTFVFVPLSVYPFLTVMKIGILSGIMLATAETLIIFGTVRLRPDKKSLKQYRKLSLIGMLTGVIAMLLTLVNL
- a CDS encoding methyltransferase domain-containing protein encodes the protein MSKRKEKKEVIVRLNPLLKNAVRGPQVILPKDMGLIIAYTGVGRNSRVVEAGSGSGYATVMLANICKKVYSYETREEFLELARRNVQLNGLNNVVFRHMDITKGIHERNVDMVLLDLPDASEVIPHAYRALKPNGFVVGYLPNVEQMKDFFLRAKDAGFAEVFALEGIVREWKVRHYGVRPNNKGLVHTAFLVFCRKGGDRI
- a CDS encoding acylphosphatase produces the protein MKGYKITVHGRVQGVGFRWYAKRVADTLGIDGSVRNMEDGTVLIKCLCDEELMKQFVERLKQGNTMFRRVERVAVEEEDPDVLGIEKGQGFVIVF
- a CDS encoding DUF1015 domain-containing protein — encoded protein: MVEVKRFDAWVPKDPERFTVKPYDVITEDELRELRTDPDSAVHIILPSGEGLDIYEKAQENIKRAYSELMVHDGHQAYLYRESSEEFTQRGLILCVSLEDYMSGHVKVHEKTREKPLMDRIKHIESTKSHTGLVWLIFKRNDELKRIMDSVEGREPVVRFYKYGYEHSLWRLTDAEFDRVREVMRDIDLYVADGHHRIAAAAEYYKNHKDDPEAKYVMAYCASDDEVRILPYNRVIRELPMSREEFLNRIAERFDVEETNKESPDKHEVLMYLDKWYVLKPKKIPDGSVESLDVSILQNDLLTPVLNIKDPRRDPNIFFVGGKLTKEDMEGYVRRGNAVFFLMHPTSIEELERVADAGRDMPPKSTWFDPKLLTGLVFHRLR
- the rpsJ gene encoding 30S ribosomal protein S10, producing the protein MATGKARIKLIAKDPKKLNNVCEQIKKIAELTGVPVRGPVPLPTKRLRVAVRRSPCGDGSETWEHYEMRVHQRLIDISGDERTLRQIMRVKVPDEVYVHILLE
- the tuf gene encoding translation elongation factor EF-1 subunit alpha, which translates into the protein MAEKEHLNLVFIGHIDHGKSTTVGRILFDTKSIPEQQLKRLREEAEKLGKPTFEFAYTMDTLKQERERGVTIEVSHREFQTPKYYFTIIDAPGHRDFVKNMITGASQADAAVLVVSAREGIQPQTKEHAFLAKVLGINQIIVAINKMDTVNYDRVKFEDVKASVIGLLKTIGYDTEKKPGKGWLVGVVPISAYYGDNVVNKSDKMDWYTGPTLIELLDKFEVPPKPIDKPLRIPIQDVFTITGHGTVPVGRVETGVLKPGDQIVIMPSGAKGEVKRIEMHHQELSEAKPGDNIGFNVKGIDKKDIKRGYVVGHPDNPPTVAKEFTAQIVVLQHPTAIGKGYTPVFHIHTAQAPCQIVEILEKKDPKTGQTAEKNPDFIKTGDVAVVKVVPLKPLVVEKFQEFPPLGRFAIRDMGMTIAAGVVLDVTKAE